The following are encoded together in the Chitinophagales bacterium genome:
- the secG gene encoding preprotein translocase subunit SecG: MYVFLTVIMIIICVLLIAVVLIQNPKGGGLGAGFGGSTSQIMGVKRTSDFLEKSTWSLVIGLLVLSLASGFFIPDSNMKKQQEKSAIEDKVNDNIPTLPSDEGFPDLGDE; encoded by the coding sequence ATGTACGTTTTTCTCACAGTCATCATGATTATAATTTGCGTGCTGCTCATTGCAGTAGTACTGATCCAAAACCCCAAAGGCGGTGGATTGGGCGCTGGGTTTGGCGGTTCTACCAGTCAGATCATGGGGGTAAAGAGAACTTCGGATTTCCTCGAAAAATCAACTTGGTCGCTTGTAATTGGGCTGCTTGTATTAAGCCTGGCTTCAGGATTCTTCATTCCCGATTCCAATATGAAAAAGCAACAGGAAAAATCTGCTATTGAAGACAAGGTGAATGACAATATTCCCACACTACCTTCTGATGAAGGCTTCCCCGATCTGGGAGATGAATAG